One region of Salvelinus namaycush isolate Seneca chromosome 3, SaNama_1.0, whole genome shotgun sequence genomic DNA includes:
- the LOC120044648 gene encoding 17-beta-hydroxysteroid dehydrogenase 14-like, whose protein sequence is MSGSTLRYRDKVVIVTGGSKGIGRGIVRVFVENGAKVVFCARGVAAGQALEAELNRAGPGSCKFVPCDISKEEDIKRLISVTVEHYGQIDCLVNNAGWHPPHKPTDDTTADEFRDLLNLNLISYFLASKYALPHLRQRQGNIINLSSLVGSIGQKNAAPYVATKGAIIAMTKAMAVDESRYQVRVNCISPGNVMTPLWEELAGQTADTLATIKEGENAQLLGRMGTEAESGLAALYLAADATFCTGIDLLLSGGAELNYGYKSQVP, encoded by the exons ATGTCAGGCAGTACATTGCGTTACCGAGACAAAGTTGTCATTGTGACCGGCGGGTCCAAAGGGATTGGTAGAGGGATTGTCAGAGTATTCG TGGAGAATGGAGCCAAAGTTGTCTTCTGTGCAAGAGGGG tggCAGCAGGACAGGCTCTAGAGGCCGAGCTGAACAGGGCAGGGCCAGGGTCATGCAAATTTGTACCTTGTGACATCTCCAAAGAAGAGGACATCAAG AGGTTGATTTCAGTGACAGTGGAGCATTATGGTCAAATAGACTGTCTGGTCAACAATGCTGGGTGGC ACCCACCTCATAAACCCACAGATGACACTACTGCAGATGAGTTCAGAGATCTTTTGAATCTTAACCTCATCAGTTACTTCCTGGCCTCCAAA tATGCCCTGCCCCACCTGCGACAGCGCCAGGGGAACATCATTAACTTGTCCAGTCTGGTGGGCTCCATTGGTCAGAAAAATGCAGCACCATATGTAGCCACTAAG GGGGCGATCATTGCCATGACGAAAGCCATGGCTGTGGATGAGAGTCGGTACCAAGTGAGAGTCAACTG CATCTCCCCTGGTAATGTGATGACACCTCTGTGGGAGGAGCTGGCTGGACAGACTGCAGATACCTTAGCTACCATTAAAGAGGGAGAGAACGCTCAG CTGCTTGGTCGAATGGGGACAGAAGCTGAGAGTGGGTTGGCTGCTCTGTACCTGGCTGCTGATGCTACGTTCTGCACTGGGATCGACCTGCTGCTTAGTGGAGGGGCAGAACTCAACTACGGCTACAAGAGCCAGGTCCCATGA
- the LOC120044062 gene encoding potassium voltage-gated channel subfamily A member 1-like, whose amino-acid sequence MENHDKGGGEGGGEGDKKHLPEEVSESDKETKDQRNKAEKGEKETENNGSEKERVEGKRESCRRSGSLWRGGWALTERLAINVSGMRYETQLRTLAQFPDSLLGDPNRRIRYFDPLRNELFLDRNRNCFDAILYFYQSGGRLRRPANVPLDVFLDELRFYELGEEIMERFKEDEGFPKEEVPALPENEMQRKVWMLFEHPESSSGARIIAIISVMVIVVSIAIFCLETLPDFRNEKELREKFTYQPHPTLPNITILVPPTGSAFHDPFFQVETICIFWFSFELIMRLASSPSKLHFFKDVMNTIDFLAIIPFFVTLGTELARDKTSNKDPGMSLAIIRVIRLVRVFRIFKLSRHSKGLQILGQTLKASLRELALLIFFLFIGVILFSSAVYFAEADSPDTVFTSIPEAFWWAVVSMTTVGYGDMYPTTLGGKLVGSMCAIAGVLTISLPVPVIVSNFSYFYHRETECLEKISEYTHISTSVWEGEDEEGDEGEGDYTPLYVGDCKGICNPLNRTLLSGLCAGQDGWENKGNVYLREPLVTQV is encoded by the exons ATGGAGAACCATGACAAGGGTggaggtgaaggaggaggagaaggagacaaGAAACATCTCCCAGAGGAGGTGAGCGAGAGCGACAAGGAGACCAAGGACCAGCGCAACAAGgcggagaagggagagaaggagacagagaacaACGGCAGTGAAAAGGAGAGGGTTGAGGGGAAAAGGGAAAGCTGCCGTCGCTCAGGCTCCCTGTGGAGGGGGGGCTGGGCCCTGACGGAGCGGCTAGCCATCAACGTGTCGGGGATGCGCTACGAGACACAGCTCCGCACTCTGGCCCAGTTCCCTGACTCCCTCCTGGGGGACCCTAACCGCAGAATTCGCTACTTTGACCCTCTGCGCAATGAGCTGTTCCTGGACCGGAACCGGAACTGCTTCGACGCCATCCTGTACTTCTACCAGTCTGGCGGGCGGCTGCGGCGGCCTGCCAACGTGCCCCTGGATGTGTTCTTGGATGAGCTGCGCTTCTATGAGCTTGGTGAGGAGATCATGGAACGCTTCAAGGAGGATGAGGGCTTCCCCAAGGAGGAGGTGCCTGCGCTGCCTGAGAACGAGATGCAGAGGAAGGTTTGGATGCTTTTTGAGCATCCAGAATCCTCCTCGGGCGCACGCATCATCGCCATCATCAGCGTCATGGTCATTGTGGTGTCCATCGCCATCTTCTGCTTGGAGACGCTGCCTGACTTCAGGAATGAGAAGGAGCTCCGAGAG aaaTTCACCTACCAGCCCCATCCTACCCTCCCCAACATCACCATCCTGGTCCCTCCCACTGGCAGTGCTTTCCATGACCCCTTCTTCCAGGTGGAGACCATATGTATCTTCTGGTTCTCCTTTGAGCTCATTATGCGCTTAGCCAGCTCCCCCAGTAAGCTCCACTTCTTCAAGGACGTGATGAACACTATCGACTTCCTCGCCATCATTCCCTTCTTCGTCACTCTGGGCACAGAGCTGGCCAGGGACAAAACCTCCAACAAGGACCCGGGCATGTCTTTGGCCATCATCAGGGTCATTAGGCTGGTCAGGGTGTTCAGGATCTTCAAGCTGTCGCGTCACTCCAAGGGCCTGCAGATCCTGGGCCAGACTCTGAAGGCCAGCCTGAGAGAGCTGGCCCTGCTCATCTTCTTCCTCTTCATCGGAGTCATCCTCTTCTCCAGCGCTGTCTACTTCGCCGAGGCGGACAGCCCCGACACGGTGTTCACCAGCATCCCTGAGGCCTTCTGGTGGGCTGTGGTCTCCATGACGACAGTGGGATACGGGGACATGTACCCTACGACTCTGGGGGGCAAGCTGGTGGGCTCCATGTGTGCCATCGCTGGCGTGCTCACCATCTCCCTGCCAGTCCCCGTCATTGTGTCCAACTTCAGCTACTTCTATCACCGAGAGACGGAGTGTCTCGAGAAAATCAGTGAGTACACCCACATCAGCACCTCTGTCTGGGAGGgtgaggatgaggagggagacGAGGGGGAGGGAGATTACACTCCCCTGTATGTGGGCGACTGCAAGGGAATCTGTAACCCCCTCAATAGGACACTGCTGTCAGGACTGTGTGCGGGGCAGGACGGGTGGGAGAACAAAGGCAACGTGTACCTCAGGGAACCCCTGGTCACTCAGGTGTGA